The genomic segment ATTTGGTGGCCTTGGCATGATGTAAGTCATATGACCGATGAAGATTGGCGCAAGTCACGCACCTTTTATTATGGCGCGATTGCCATGATAGATCATGCGGTTGGTGAGTTAATTAAAACCGCAAAAGAAGTTGGTATGTATGATGATTTACGCATTATCGTTATTGGCGATCAAGGCAGTATGTTAGGCGAGCATAACCTATACGATAAAGGCCCATATGCTTATGACGAACTCATGAGAATGCCACTTATTATTCGTGATCCGAATGTCGAACCCAAAATCATTGAACGCCAAGTGTCTATGTTAGATATCGCGCCTACGTTGGCTGATTGGATGACATTACCCAATGATGGGGACGTCGATGGTCGTTCATTAGTTCCGCTTATGGAACAAGGTGATATCGTTGATAGTAACAAAGCCGATATCGCTTTGTATGCTTACGAATGGTACAACGGCGGCTGGTTTGGTATTCGGGCGATTAGAACACCAGAGATGAAGTTTGTATGGAACCCTGGGGATAGTCGAGATGAGTTATACGACTTAAAAAACGATCCCTATGAAATGACAAATTCAATTAACGACCCTAAGTTCAAAAAACAACTGAAACAGATGGTTAAGTATATGCATGATGAGCTTGTGAGAGTCGATGATCCTGCTATCACCAAATTTAAACAACATATGAAAGATATGTTGTAAACAGAATTTACGCTGGTCGGTTTGACATAACAATACTGATCACCGTAAACCTCGGCATTCATTGCCACTAACCCCTGTTTTAGATTGGAAACAGCTTTTGGCCAATGGCTAAAAGCTGGGTTTTTGCGGCTCCAATGTTGGCAAAGCAGTAAAAATAATTTCAATTAGGAGACATTATGAATAGCGTTATTAATCAAAGCATAGGTAAAACAATTCAGCATTGTTTAATGGGAACTATGTTAACGCTTTCTATTGCATCAATGACTTATAGCACGTCAACAGAAGCTGCAAGTATTGGTAATCAAGGAAGATATTTCACTAACAAAGTGACTGGAACGTCAGAAACAGTCAATTTATCAGGAAACGCATCGCAGCAAACGAGTCAGCTGCAGGCTGCAATTAACCGTGCGAGTAATAAAGCAAATGGCGGTGTTGTTAAAGTTATGGGCAACGACATCAAATTAGCTCAAATCGATCTTAAAGCGAATGTAAGGTTAGAAATTCAGTCAGGCAAAACCATTAAAATGGCAGATAAAGTGCTATTTAACTTAAACCGTAATGGCCAAGGTCCCCGTGCGCCGTTAATGCAGAATGTTGAAATAACCTCAACGGGTAGCGGTCGTTTTAATATAGACGTAAATAAAAGTGCCATCTTCTCTAATGCAATTCCAGTAAGAGTGGGGCATGTCAAAAACTTCGCATTATCAAACTTTAACATCAAAGATAACTATTCTATTTTCCCTTCGTTATTTATGGTGGCAGACAGTGACGCAAGAACGGTGGCTAATAACGCAACTTATGGCCGGATCCCCGAAAAAGGCGTAGTAGAAAATATTTCTGCAACCAAAGTGGCAGCAGGCTATGCCTTAATTCAGCTATTTAGTGGTAAGAAAATGCGTCTTAAAAACTTAGACGCTGAGGGTGGGTTAACGATTAGGTTAGAACCTGGTAGTGGCCGTCCTTCTGATTATTTAAATCAGGCTGGGCCAAGAGTGGGTAACATCGCTGATATTAAGATGATTGATATTGAAAACACTGAAGGAATGGCAGCTTTGTTCCTCAAACCTCATCAGAAGATATGTTCAGACATTACCGGCTCAAACATTCGCGGCGTGAATAGTGCTTTTACTATTATGAGCAATTCCAGCGACTCTAATACATTCAGTCGTGGTTATTTTGAAAGAACAAAGTTTACTGGGCGTATTTCGTTAACTAAAACCAAAAATACACCACTGGCAGATATTGGAGCCTCTTCACAATATTTTGTTGAACCAAGTGAAAGTGTTGGCAGAACGAAAATTGCAGATTTTCCAAATGATCCATCAGGACGTCGTTGGCATACCAAGCCAATGGCACCAGTGTTAATAGCTTCGGCGTTAAATCGCAATACGGTTGGTACCTCTGCTAAAGGTCGTTTTGGGATAGATATTTCAAATGCCAATATTATTAAAACTGGCAACTATGAGCGTTCAACGAAAGTATTTTATCGTGAAGATGCAATAAAGCTGAACAATAAGCCTGCAACTGCCTGGATTAATAAATAATGCTTAATTGCCGTGAAGCAAACCATATATTGGCTTGTTATTAATACATAACCCAGTGCGGTAATTAACTTTACCGCACTGTTGATATTTGATGGGGCTATATGGATATCACAAACAAGCGAGTTCAGCTAAGTGCATTCACTGTGGTTTTGCTCATCCTAGTTGCCAGCTTATTTTCAAGTATTGCGGGATACCGATATGCCGTTATTTCTTTAAAGGGAAATCAGTTTATTACCGCTGCTGAAGAAGCGCATCATTTAGCTAGTGAATTGCATCTTGGTAATAGCAAAGAAAACAAACGCGCTTTACAGAGTAGATCTTTCGCGAAGTTCGATGTTAATACATTGCCAAATAATGCCATAAATGAATTTACAACAAGCTGCCAATTATTGGTCGGATTAGACAATAAACTGAACAATTTAAATACGGAATTAAATTTTATTGAGTTATTGGGTGAAATAAATTCAATAAAAAACACTCAAGCTAAAAGCTTAGTAATCAACATGGTAGTTGATGAAAGTATTGGTTTTAACGAGAGGGTTGCCAAGGGGTTATATGATTTTGTACTAGATAACCCGGATGATGAAATCGCATTCGAAATATTGGAACAAAAATTTTCACATAAAATAACCTCAGAGCAGCGACAAGCGTTAAGACGTCAATTACATGCAATGACACAGCCTGAATACATTAAGCGTGCTATTCAACTCACTAGTCAAACAGGGGCAATGACAGACGCTGAAACACAGTCTTTTAATCTGGAATATCAGCCTTTTTACGACTCTCCCTATGCTGAAGTTAGAGCCGCGGCAATAGAAGTGATTGGGCTTGTACAGCGAGAAGATGAGATTGAATTACTTGAACAAGCTTTGTTTGACGTTGATAACGATGTCAGTAATGCAGCCTTAACAGTGATAGGCCAAAGGCAATTGAATGATCCTCAATTAATTAATGCCTTAACAATGTTACACGCACAAAATGGGCATAGTTTAGCTACCGAGCATCAACAACATATTGAAGCTTTATTGTATGAGTTTGGTGTCATTTGAATGAAATAATTATCAGTAATACCTTGTGTCATTACAAAGAAGATTTTAAAAATATTAAATATAAGTAATAACTTAGCGATAGAGAAATGGATGTTATGAACAATAAACGGATAAATAATATAGTTGAGGCTGTGAGTCATTGGCGTGGTGCGCTAATGGGGGAGTCGTTAACGCGTAATATCACAACTAGAAATATGACTGCACTGTTAACAATGGCAATGCTGGCCATTTCTGTATCAGCAGAAGCTGCACCAGCGTTATCGGTTGATGCTAATACTGAAATAACGAAGGGTAAACAGCCTAATATTTTATTGATATTAACTGACGATCTTGGGTACAACGATGTCGGCTTTAATGGTTCAAAGGAAATTAAAACGCCTAATTTAGATCAACTGGCAGCGAATGGGACATCTTTTTCACAGGCATATGTCGCGCATCCATTTTGTGGCCCAAGTCGAGCAGCACTCATGACTGGTCGATACCCGCATAAAATAGGTTCTCAATTTAATTTACCGACTAAAGGCTCGTTTGTTGGGGTGCCGTTAGAAGAACAGTTTATTAGTAAACTATTACAAAGTAATGGCTATAACACCGGGGCTGTTGGAAAGTGGCATCTTGGCGAAGCGCCTGAATTCCATCCAAATGCTCGTGGTTTTGATGACTTTTATGGATTCACAGGAGGCGGTCACAATTATTTCCCACAACAATTCAAAGCGCAATATGCAGAGCAGTTAAAGCAGGGGAATACGAATATCAATCACTACATTTTACCTCTTGAGCATAATGGTAAAGAAGTAGACGAAAACGAATACATTACTGATGCTCTTTCGCGTGAAGCTAGCCGTTTTGTCAAAGACGCCGCTAAGCATGATAAACCTTTCTTCTTGTATCTTGCTTATAACGCACCGCATGTGCCACTTGAGGCGAAACAATCTGATATGGATCAGTTTCCAACTATCAAAGACCAAAAACGTAAAACCTATGCTGGCATGGTGTATGCCGTTGACCGTGGTGTCGGTCAGATTGTTGAAACGCTCGATAAAACTGATCAACTTAATAATACTTTAATCGTTTTTATGAGTGATAACGGCGGCAAGTTAAGTAAAGGCGCCAATAACTATCCTTTAAAAGAGGGTAAAGGCAGTGTTTATGAAGGTGGTTACAGAACGCCAATGTTATTCCATTGGCCTGACAAGGTGGCATCAGGGCAACGTTTTGAACATCCTGTTTTAGCATTGGATTTGTATCCTACTTTTGCAGCGCTTGCTGGCGCGGACGTCCCGCAACAGAAACGTTTAGACGGTAAGAACATCTGGCCAGCATTCAGTGCCAATAAAAACCCACATCAAGATGAATTATTTTATGTCCTTCGTCATCGCAAAGGCTATAGCGATGCGGCAGTGAGACGTAATGAATGGAAAGCTGTTAAACACAGTCAACAACCCTGGAAACTGTTTAACGTCGAAACTGATGCCAACGAAACTGAAGATCTCAGTTCAAAGCATCGCAATAAATTGAATGATATGGTTCGTGAGATGGAAAAGTGGAGCTGGGATAATAAACAGCCTTTATGGTTTCACGAAAACTTTGAAGGAGCGGAATGGCGTCTACATGGCATGCCACG from the Shewanella japonica genome contains:
- a CDS encoding HEAT repeat domain-containing protein, with the protein product MDITNKRVQLSAFTVVLLILVASLFSSIAGYRYAVISLKGNQFITAAEEAHHLASELHLGNSKENKRALQSRSFAKFDVNTLPNNAINEFTTSCQLLVGLDNKLNNLNTELNFIELLGEINSIKNTQAKSLVINMVVDESIGFNERVAKGLYDFVLDNPDDEIAFEILEQKFSHKITSEQRQALRRQLHAMTQPEYIKRAIQLTSQTGAMTDAETQSFNLEYQPFYDSPYAEVRAAAIEVIGLVQREDEIELLEQALFDVDNDVSNAALTVIGQRQLNDPQLINALTMLHAQNGHSLATEHQQHIEALLYEFGVI
- a CDS encoding sulfatase, which encodes MNNKRINNIVEAVSHWRGALMGESLTRNITTRNMTALLTMAMLAISVSAEAAPALSVDANTEITKGKQPNILLILTDDLGYNDVGFNGSKEIKTPNLDQLAANGTSFSQAYVAHPFCGPSRAALMTGRYPHKIGSQFNLPTKGSFVGVPLEEQFISKLLQSNGYNTGAVGKWHLGEAPEFHPNARGFDDFYGFTGGGHNYFPQQFKAQYAEQLKQGNTNINHYILPLEHNGKEVDENEYITDALSREASRFVKDAAKHDKPFFLYLAYNAPHVPLEAKQSDMDQFPTIKDQKRKTYAGMVYAVDRGVGQIVETLDKTDQLNNTLIVFMSDNGGKLSKGANNYPLKEGKGSVYEGGYRTPMLFHWPDKVASGQRFEHPVLALDLYPTFAALAGADVPQQKRLDGKNIWPAFSANKNPHQDELFYVLRHRKGYSDAAVRRNEWKAVKHSQQPWKLFNVETDANETEDLSSKHRNKLNDMVREMEKWSWDNKQPLWFHENFEGAEWRLHGMPRFDKTYSTEK